From a region of the Stenotrophomonas sp. BIO128-Bstrain genome:
- a CDS encoding M14 family metallocarboxypeptidase, with protein MTNAPFYPIGTPGQPWGAEEKAQWRARQVPQRRYADDVLPAVDALRDAFEVTQYGTLDYAPDQYPLFAVRSRDWNPALPTMLVTGGIHGYETSGVQGALQFLQARAVEYAGRANLLVVPCVSPWGYERIQRWNAEAIDPNRSFIVNSPAAEAAELIALVAPLKGSIVMHIDLHETTDSDETEFRPALAARDGKPFEPGLIPDGFYLVDDSENPQPAFQTAVNAAVERVTHIAPADDKGEIIGSPVVAPGVIEYPLEKLGLCASVSGATFTTTTEVYPDSPRATPQQCNDAQVAAICAAIDYALAAPRN; from the coding sequence ATGACCAACGCCCCCTTCTATCCCATCGGCACCCCCGGCCAGCCCTGGGGCGCTGAAGAGAAGGCGCAGTGGCGTGCCCGCCAGGTGCCGCAGCGGCGCTATGCCGATGACGTGCTGCCAGCGGTGGACGCACTGCGCGATGCGTTCGAGGTGACCCAGTACGGCACGCTCGACTACGCCCCGGACCAGTACCCGCTGTTCGCCGTGCGCAGCCGCGACTGGAACCCCGCGCTGCCGACGATGCTGGTCACCGGCGGCATCCACGGCTACGAAACCAGTGGCGTGCAGGGTGCCCTTCAGTTCCTGCAGGCCCGCGCGGTCGAGTACGCCGGGCGCGCCAATCTGCTGGTGGTGCCCTGCGTCAGCCCGTGGGGCTACGAGCGCATCCAGCGCTGGAACGCCGAGGCGATCGATCCGAACCGCTCCTTCATCGTCAACAGCCCGGCGGCCGAAGCGGCCGAGCTGATTGCTCTCGTCGCGCCGCTGAAGGGCAGTATCGTGATGCATATCGACCTGCACGAAACCACGGACAGCGATGAAACCGAGTTCCGCCCGGCCCTGGCCGCGCGCGACGGCAAGCCGTTCGAGCCGGGCCTGATCCCGGATGGTTTCTATCTGGTCGATGACAGCGAGAACCCGCAGCCTGCGTTCCAGACCGCCGTCAACGCGGCCGTCGAACGGGTGACCCACATCGCCCCGGCTGACGACAAGGGCGAAATCATCGGCTCGCCGGTGGTCGCCCCCGGCGTGATCGAATATCCGCTGGAAAAGCTGGGCCTGTGCGCCAGTGTCAGCGGTGCGACCTTCACCACCACCACCGAGGTGTATCCGGACAGCCCGCGCGCGACCCCGCAGCAGTGCAACGATGCCCAG
- a CDS encoding SDR family oxidoreductase has product MFIVGAAGKVGRHLVEQLADKQHRVHALHRRAEQGPALKARGATPVTGDLTATDVDTLAGQMAGSDVVVFTAGAGGAGIEVTNAIDGRGLELAVDAARQAGVRRFLLVSAFPEAGRNKAMGEGFENYMTVKKRADVYLAATDLDWVILRPGTLKDTAGTGRVTAGPAIAYGDIPRADVAATLVALVEQPQLRRTIIELTEGDQPVDAAIAALDHA; this is encoded by the coding sequence GTGTTCATCGTCGGCGCAGCCGGCAAGGTTGGCCGTCATCTGGTCGAACAGCTGGCCGACAAACAGCATCGCGTGCATGCCCTGCATCGCCGCGCCGAGCAGGGCCCGGCACTGAAAGCACGTGGCGCCACGCCGGTCACCGGTGATCTCACCGCCACCGACGTCGATACGCTGGCCGGCCAGATGGCAGGCAGCGACGTCGTCGTCTTTACCGCCGGCGCGGGTGGCGCCGGCATCGAAGTGACCAACGCCATCGACGGCCGCGGCCTGGAACTTGCCGTGGATGCCGCCCGGCAGGCGGGCGTGCGTCGTTTCCTATTGGTGTCGGCATTCCCCGAAGCCGGCCGCAACAAGGCCATGGGCGAGGGCTTCGAGAATTACATGACGGTCAAGAAGCGCGCCGATGTGTATCTGGCCGCGACCGATCTGGACTGGGTCATCCTGCGCCCGGGCACCTTGAAAGATACAGCAGGCACCGGCCGCGTCACCGCGGGACCGGCGATCGCCTATGGCGACATACCGCGCGCCGATGTGGCCGCCACCCTGGTCGCGCTGGTGGAACAGCCGCAGCTGCGGCGCACGATCATCGAGCTGACCGAAGGCGACCAGCCTGTCGATGCAGCGATCGCCGCGCTCGACCACGCGTAA